From a single Candidatus Thorarchaeota archaeon genomic region:
- a CDS encoding B12-binding domain-containing radical SAM protein: MTEILIADALAAGSGKRTSSRDSIGCGPRTIAGVFEKHDITCRIMRAEDLLEKPSRMKRFSHLVISAMTMDLPATESLIGIWRYRQPKGKVILGGPIAQGKERVLESLKPDVMVLGEGEATLDALLSAGFFDNSVSLSSIDGIGYLGQSGPVVTEQRPPLSEQDLSETYTPSTVRVVDYETYPAAKVYVETVRGCSNFNRTRIQLPDGRECSGCGTCDSEDFEERMYCPEGIPPGCGFCSVPSVWGPPRSRSVDSIVTEVEELLDLGVHRVVLEAPGFLDYMRNSYPLTDPCSPSPNLEAISELLNRLTILPQFENRTAHLSIENIKACLFDEDVAEVLTHTVPGTSPNIGLETGSEEHRQRIGKCGEVSDVLRAVETASDYDLNPYVYFIYGLPGETEETVTQSIKIMRKLHEAGARRIILYGFRPLPGSAFESFSSPRVDDSLTRELRQEAARINRGEKKSYVGQTVRGVAAEPSWSRHGFTMVYPLGEGPIMTVQGGFTSGTVLDVKITEVLSENLLAGEVMGS, translated from the coding sequence GCTGAGGATTTACTTGAGAAACCGTCTCGGATGAAGAGATTCTCTCACCTTGTCATTTCAGCCATGACCATGGATTTGCCGGCTACCGAGTCTCTCATTGGAATATGGCGGTATCGACAACCAAAAGGCAAAGTCATCTTGGGAGGTCCTATCGCACAGGGAAAGGAACGTGTCCTTGAATCACTTAAGCCTGATGTGATGGTCCTTGGGGAAGGTGAAGCCACCCTTGATGCATTGCTATCAGCTGGTTTCTTTGATAATTCGGTTTCATTATCATCGATAGACGGGATTGGCTACTTGGGCCAAAGTGGACCCGTTGTCACAGAGCAGCGACCTCCCCTTTCTGAGCAAGATTTGTCGGAAACATACACCCCTTCTACGGTACGTGTCGTCGATTACGAAACCTATCCTGCTGCCAAAGTATACGTCGAGACTGTTCGAGGATGCTCTAACTTCAATCGGACTCGGATTCAGCTTCCGGATGGTAGAGAATGCTCTGGGTGTGGGACCTGTGATTCGGAAGATTTTGAGGAGCGAATGTATTGCCCTGAAGGGATTCCGCCCGGTTGCGGTTTTTGTAGTGTACCTTCAGTATGGGGCCCTCCTAGAAGCCGGTCTGTTGATTCGATAGTGACAGAGGTCGAGGAGCTTCTTGATTTGGGTGTTCATAGAGTCGTTCTCGAGGCCCCTGGCTTCTTGGATTATATGCGTAACAGCTACCCCCTGACAGATCCGTGCAGCCCGTCACCGAATCTAGAGGCCATATCCGAACTTTTGAACCGTCTAACAATCTTGCCACAGTTTGAGAATAGGACTGCCCATCTGAGTATTGAAAATATCAAGGCTTGTTTGTTTGATGAAGATGTGGCAGAGGTTCTTACGCATACGGTTCCGGGAACTTCTCCCAATATTGGACTTGAGACCGGCTCTGAAGAACACAGGCAGAGAATCGGTAAATGCGGTGAAGTATCTGATGTGCTACGGGCTGTTGAAACAGCTTCTGACTATGACCTTAATCCATATGTCTACTTCATCTATGGGTTGCCAGGCGAAACTGAAGAAACCGTTACACAATCGATCAAGATTATGCGCAAACTTCACGAGGCGGGTGCACGACGAATTATCCTTTACGGTTTTCGTCCCCTGCCTGGTTCCGCATTCGAATCTTTCTCCTCCCCACGGGTGGATGATTCACTCACAAGAGAACTCAGGCAAGAGGCTGCTCGAATTAACAGGGGTGAGAAGAAGTCCTATGTGGGGCAGACTGTCCGTGGGGTTGCAGCGGAACCCTCTTGGTCACGTCATGGTTTCACCATGGTCTATCCTCTTGGTGAGGGGCCAATTATGACCGTGCAGGGTGGATTCACTTCTGGTACGGTTCTCGATGTAAAAATCACAGAAGTACTGAGTGAGAATCTTTTGGCTGGCGAAGTAATGGGTTCTTAA
- a CDS encoding DNA-directed RNA polymerase subunit P, whose product MVYVCHKCKKEVTTEGLETLPGVKCPYCGSRILYKVRPPVVKRVKGV is encoded by the coding sequence ATGGTCTATGTCTGTCACAAATGCAAAAAAGAAGTCACAACCGAAGGTCTTGAAACCTTGCCGGGTGTCAAATGTCCATATTGCGGTAGCAGAATCCTGTACAAGGTACGCCCTCCGGTAGTTAAACGAGTCAAGGGTGTATAG
- a CDS encoding TRC40/GET3/ArsA family transport-energizing ATPase — protein MTLHDIIYNDTVRFILSGGKGGVGKTTCAGAMAVLSAEHGFRTLVLSTDPAHSLSDSFNQNLSGGDVIPIEGVEKLWGMEIDTEKGMNQFQDMLGAGAAGSEGQMASQLMGDMGGMSPPGSDEAMAFGKILEFVEDASYDRVIFDTAPTGHTLKLLELPDMLDSWLGRILTLRQRLSSMMTGLKSMFGSQEQEDTSWQMLQQTKEKIKLARDELSNPDITQFVVVMIPEAMAVFETQRLLGSLAAWDIPANNIIVNQIVPPNPDCTFCTHRREMQQRNLADIRDLFHDMDIIQLPLFQEEIRGIEDLRKIGNILAKEE, from the coding sequence ATGACCCTGCATGACATAATTTACAATGATACAGTTCGATTCATCCTTTCCGGAGGAAAGGGCGGTGTGGGCAAAACAACCTGCGCGGGAGCGATGGCCGTTCTTTCGGCAGAGCACGGTTTCCGTACATTGGTTCTATCCACAGATCCAGCCCACAGCCTAAGCGACAGCTTTAATCAGAATCTCTCCGGCGGTGATGTCATACCGATTGAGGGGGTGGAGAAACTCTGGGGTATGGAAATAGATACCGAGAAGGGCATGAATCAGTTCCAAGACATGTTAGGAGCTGGAGCTGCTGGTTCTGAAGGTCAGATGGCATCTCAGCTTATGGGCGACATGGGTGGTATGTCACCTCCGGGATCTGACGAAGCGATGGCATTCGGCAAAATCCTAGAATTCGTCGAAGACGCTTCCTATGACAGGGTGATTTTCGATACAGCACCAACTGGACACACCTTGAAGCTCCTTGAATTGCCGGATATGTTGGATAGCTGGCTAGGTAGAATTTTGACCCTAAGACAGCGGCTAAGTTCTATGATGACAGGTCTCAAGTCCATGTTCGGTAGCCAAGAACAAGAAGATACATCATGGCAGATGCTTCAACAAACAAAAGAGAAAATCAAGCTTGCTCGGGATGAACTATCTAACCCCGATATAACTCAGTTCGTGGTTGTGATGATTCCTGAAGCAATGGCTGTTTTTGAAACCCAACGCTTACTTGGTAGCCTGGCCGCATGGGACATTCCTGCAAACAACATAATAGTGAATCAGATTGTACCTCCAAATCCAGATTGTACGTTTTGCACTCATCGTCGCGAAATGCAGCAAAGGAACCTAGCTGATATTAGGGACCTTTTTCATGATATGGACATAATACAGCTACCCCTCTTCCAAGAAGAAATCAGAGGTATCGAAGATCTAAGGAAAATTGGAAATATCCTAGCAAAGGAGGAATAG
- a CDS encoding undecaprenyl-diphosphate phosphatase, translating to MEPWQAIAALLQGLIEWLPISSEGQTMLFVYNFATFPAESLLTLIVWLHLGTALAVVVRYPREILEILTVQDKNLFKLLLVATGCTAVTAIPLYMLLKSSLSTFHGETLNTMVGMLLVFTAIILYLPTRTGIGNMTTKQPSIRDAAVAGLVQGFAVLPGLSRSGLTISSLLMQRVKKETAMKISFLMSVPAVVGIFVIEMLTGAALPPQMTPLDLLFTEIIVFIVGLASMESLLRLTKKISFWKLCLFLGIIAIAFGLPGILAAI from the coding sequence ATGGAACCATGGCAGGCCATTGCAGCATTACTACAGGGGCTTATCGAGTGGTTGCCCATTAGCAGTGAAGGGCAAACGATGCTTTTCGTTTACAATTTTGCTACGTTTCCGGCAGAAAGTCTTCTTACACTCATCGTATGGCTTCATCTTGGTACCGCCCTTGCAGTTGTCGTTAGATATCCAAGAGAAATACTTGAGATTCTAACTGTTCAGGACAAGAATCTCTTCAAGCTTCTGCTAGTAGCCACTGGATGTACAGCCGTTACTGCAATTCCGTTGTATATGCTGCTCAAATCCAGCCTTTCTACTTTCCATGGTGAAACCTTGAATACCATGGTTGGTATGCTTTTGGTGTTCACAGCCATCATACTTTATCTTCCTACGAGAACGGGAATTGGGAATATGACTACTAAGCAGCCCTCTATCAGGGACGCTGCTGTAGCTGGATTAGTACAAGGATTCGCTGTTTTACCAGGGCTCAGCCGATCAGGTCTCACGATTTCTTCTTTGCTCATGCAGAGGGTCAAGAAAGAAACAGCTATGAAAATCAGTTTCCTGATGAGCGTTCCTGCGGTTGTCGGAATTTTTGTTATCGAGATGCTTACTGGTGCCGCTTTACCACCACAGATGACACCACTAGATTTGCTATTCACCGAAATCATTGTATTCATTGTGGGACTGGCATCAATGGAATCTCTGCTCAGATTGACGAAGAAAATCAGCTTTTGGAAGCTTTGTCTTTTCCTTGGTATTATTGCGATTGCCTTCGGCTTACCTGGGATTCTGGCAGCTATTTAG
- a CDS encoding DUF47 family protein: MVLDNGRFLTQELANITQMLEEHFRYALSANKIVTNSLNIWLDDGNKVAPEKLDEITSIEEKADKLKRSILNELAKANSLIQREDLVRLVHSNDKLIDGAEIACYHLAAVAGKWGPSDKLKKIVSNIAEKIIATVTEQKEGVRFLSINMEKSMEKANQICSIEKEIDILQREAISLLYPEELDLSILLRFRDFLNTLEEIANLSEDAAITIRSLSLTLRT; this comes from the coding sequence ATGGTTCTCGATAATGGCCGATTTCTGACTCAAGAGCTGGCGAATATCACCCAGATGCTTGAGGAACACTTCAGGTATGCTCTTTCCGCTAACAAGATTGTCACAAACAGTCTCAATATTTGGCTTGATGACGGAAACAAGGTTGCTCCTGAAAAGCTCGACGAAATCACTTCAATAGAAGAAAAAGCAGACAAGCTGAAACGATCCATTCTCAACGAACTTGCAAAAGCCAATTCACTCATACAGCGCGAAGACCTTGTACGACTTGTTCATTCCAACGATAAACTCATAGATGGGGCAGAAATTGCATGCTATCATTTGGCTGCCGTCGCCGGCAAATGGGGCCCCAGTGATAAGCTCAAGAAGATTGTTTCAAATATAGCCGAGAAGATAATCGCTACTGTAACCGAACAGAAAGAAGGAGTACGATTCCTCTCCATAAACATGGAAAAATCTATGGAGAAAGCAAACCAAATCTGTAGCATTGAGAAGGAGATTGATATTCTCCAGCGAGAAGCTATCAGCCTGCTTTATCCTGAGGAGTTGGATTTATCCATTCTGCTGAGATTCAGAGATTTCCTTAACACCCTTGAAGAGATTGCCAATCTTAGCGAAGATGCCGCTATTACAATACGGTCCCTTTCTCTTACACTACGAACCTAA
- the endA gene encoding tRNA-intron lyase: protein MGCVTVSDPSNETVEGQLVTDRTIVWNSDHSSMLYRMGYFGQPVGIRKPKSPDFDKPLELSLLESIYLSEESILVVKSAEDGCVLEKEDLIQIGLEKTPEFNVRYRVYSELRSRGYVVRPGLKFGTDFAVYEKGPGIDHAPFMVHVIPQKKGVDPLDIVRASRLATSVRKKFIIATVEERGEIGYYSFEWFRP from the coding sequence GTGGGTTGTGTGACTGTGTCAGATCCCTCAAATGAGACTGTAGAAGGTCAGCTAGTTACTGACCGAACTATCGTCTGGAATTCTGATCACAGCAGTATGCTCTACAGAATGGGCTACTTTGGCCAGCCTGTAGGAATCAGAAAGCCCAAATCACCTGATTTTGATAAACCACTGGAGCTATCATTACTGGAAAGCATCTACCTTAGCGAAGAGAGCATACTGGTTGTTAAGAGTGCAGAAGATGGCTGTGTTCTTGAAAAAGAGGACTTGATCCAAATCGGTTTAGAAAAAACTCCTGAATTCAATGTTCGCTACAGAGTATACTCAGAACTCCGTAGTCGGGGATATGTAGTACGACCTGGACTCAAATTTGGTACGGATTTTGCTGTATATGAAAAGGGGCCGGGAATAGATCATGCACCATTCATGGTTCATGTTATTCCCCAGAAGAAAGGTGTTGACCCGCTTGATATTGTCCGAGCGAGCCGTTTAGCAACAAGTGTGCGAAAGAAATTCATCATAGCAACAGTTGAGGAGCGCGGGGAAATCGGGTATTACTCCTTTGAATGGTTTAGACCATAG
- a CDS encoding glycosyltransferase family 2 protein: MLKPRYTVLTNVYNEEDRIPRLFDELEKQTILPAHWVWIDDGSTDDTAAVIENLSSKSPIDTVCIRMPEKSKPDINTVGRSYDKVLPVLKDLDTDYGALMDVDGTISPNYFERMLSWLDNHPKIGVVAPRNPKNPALRTMPSGGGKVFRWDILEHINSVWDLHPDTFLNIIALASGYKLAIRHDVEISAPPTFLWSKTGHFRRGRRNYYVSRNPLLVIGSAITSVLRMSPAHGTALLRGYWQEWLRGSWRCIIPEVQYFYSLSRFLRRLLQRGKDVIIIEE, encoded by the coding sequence TTGCTGAAACCTCGTTATACAGTTCTGACCAATGTGTATAATGAAGAGGATAGAATCCCTCGACTGTTTGATGAACTCGAAAAACAAACGATACTTCCGGCTCATTGGGTTTGGATTGATGACGGTTCAACGGATGATACCGCCGCGGTTATTGAGAACCTCTCTTCGAAAAGCCCGATTGATACAGTTTGCATACGAATGCCAGAAAAGTCCAAACCCGACATCAACACTGTGGGCAGATCTTATGACAAAGTTCTTCCAGTTCTTAAGGACTTGGACACGGATTATGGGGCTCTTATGGACGTTGACGGAACGATTTCGCCCAACTACTTTGAACGGATGCTATCCTGGTTGGATAATCATCCCAAGATTGGGGTAGTGGCCCCAAGAAATCCCAAGAACCCTGCTCTGCGAACTATGCCCTCGGGGGGTGGGAAGGTTTTCCGATGGGATATTTTGGAGCATATCAATTCCGTTTGGGACCTTCATCCTGACACCTTCTTGAATATCATAGCATTGGCTAGTGGATACAAACTCGCTATCCGCCATGATGTAGAAATCAGTGCCCCGCCCACGTTTCTATGGTCTAAGACGGGTCATTTTCGGCGAGGAAGGCGCAATTACTATGTTTCTCGTAACCCTTTGCTTGTCATTGGATCTGCTATTACAAGCGTGCTTCGTATGAGTCCGGCCCATGGGACAGCGCTATTACGGGGGTATTGGCAGGAATGGCTTCGTGGTTCTTGGAGATGTATTATCCCTGAGGTTCAATATTTTTACAGCTTAAGTCGCTTTCTAAGACGGTTGCTTCAGAGAGGAAAAGATGTTATCATCATTGAAGAATAG
- a CDS encoding LysR family transcriptional regulator, translating into MSASDEVIAKVAPEWKLWLEYDGEYVFGPGAYAILESIDEEGTITAGAAALDMSYRYAWGIVKDIEKKLGVRILDTFRGGNVGGGGAKITQEGRKLMDLFAAVKKRLESATADFRDES; encoded by the coding sequence TTGTCTGCAAGCGATGAAGTCATTGCCAAGGTTGCACCCGAATGGAAACTGTGGCTGGAATATGATGGAGAATATGTCTTTGGTCCTGGTGCATATGCCATACTCGAGAGTATCGATGAAGAGGGTACAATCACAGCTGGCGCAGCCGCTCTGGATATGTCATATCGTTACGCCTGGGGGATAGTAAAAGATATTGAGAAAAAACTTGGTGTCAGAATCCTAGACACGTTTCGGGGCGGAAATGTCGGCGGTGGCGGAGCAAAAATAACTCAAGAAGGCCGAAAGCTCATGGATTTATTCGCAGCTGTCAAGAAACGATTGGAATCTGCTACTGCTGATTTTCGAGATGAATCATAA
- a CDS encoding 4Fe-4S binding protein, with protein sequence MADNADEVEKSHESQEDEAVSKQESASDDSSEGFDARELVGRVINVRMLRRVVQILFLLGINAYVFTAWFGQEQILQFWGSFHNILPTLPIIAPLEAPFAMIAGSFDVMQRVFTNGVFPFFTIGAMILILIVVGRAPCGWICPIGTIQDFASLPNRMKVHPSHGAEEEFRRIKAYIFVIVMFLVVWVGISRLQGAEENLVRVLGPFAKAAFDPLNPAYILFVLFPEQTWPSGLDNLWLLLTWEPVFWLQVVFIGIILAISYWFPRWFCRWLCPAGWLYGVFSRDALIGIGRNPARCTPDTCTVCEDVCPMNIRIRSFPYKHMHSPDCIMCLECKSHCPNGAIEIKFL encoded by the coding sequence ATGGCAGACAATGCCGATGAGGTCGAAAAATCACACGAATCTCAAGAAGACGAAGCAGTTTCAAAACAAGAATCTGCCTCAGATGATTCTTCGGAGGGTTTTGATGCCCGCGAATTAGTTGGTCGTGTCATAAATGTAAGAATGCTCCGTCGTGTGGTACAAATCTTGTTCTTACTGGGAATCAATGCCTATGTTTTCACTGCCTGGTTTGGTCAAGAACAAATACTTCAATTCTGGGGCAGCTTTCATAACATCCTACCAACGTTGCCAATAATAGCACCACTTGAGGCGCCATTTGCAATGATTGCAGGATCATTTGACGTCATGCAGAGGGTGTTTACAAATGGTGTATTTCCGTTCTTCACAATTGGGGCCATGATTCTTATTCTGATAGTAGTAGGAAGAGCACCTTGTGGGTGGATATGTCCAATCGGAACCATTCAAGACTTCGCAAGCTTGCCCAATAGAATGAAGGTCCACCCTTCCCACGGCGCAGAAGAGGAGTTCCGACGAATCAAAGCCTACATATTCGTCATTGTCATGTTTTTGGTTGTCTGGGTAGGAATAAGCAGACTGCAGGGAGCTGAAGAAAACCTAGTCCGAGTTCTCGGGCCATTTGCTAAAGCGGCATTCGACCCCCTCAATCCAGCGTACATCTTGTTCGTTCTTTTTCCTGAACAAACGTGGCCAAGCGGTTTAGATAATCTCTGGCTTCTCTTAACTTGGGAACCTGTGTTCTGGTTACAAGTTGTATTCATTGGGATTATTCTCGCAATTTCATACTGGTTCCCACGATGGTTCTGTAGATGGCTATGTCCAGCAGGATGGTTGTATGGTGTGTTTTCAAGGGACGCTCTCATTGGAATAGGAAGAAATCCCGCACGCTGTACTCCTGATACGTGTACAGTATGTGAAGATGTCTGTCCAATGAATATCCGGATTCGCAGTTTTCCGTACAAACATATGCACAGTCCTGACTGCATCATGTGTCTTGAGTGTAAGAGTCACTGTCCAAATGGCGCAATTGAGATTAAATTCCTCTAA
- the selB gene encoding selenocysteine-specific translation elongation factor codes for MQNLIPVHVGLVGHIDHGKTELAKCLSDKVFTAGLDKHPQSKKRGITIDLGFSMFSSDKYLVTLVDAPGHADLIRSVVAGASIIDAAILTVAADEGVQIQTIEHATVLKAMGIDKLFVAITKTDLVKNDQVKQVLREVRGIAKRLKLEPVDYIPVSAETGAGIQKMREILLDSLTPPDREDEGPLRIPIDHAFPVTGHGTVLTGTILRGSLSTGDAVQLMPGGSRATVRTIQTFGQERDSATAGDRVGVNAPAFDHDRIERGNYLCTPDSMKTAESLLIGVELNPGYQGRITARMVVKATVGMSSVTAEIVPFRKINGRKIPLKEPEKRVFEAALLLKEKVPAEIGNRVLLMRTDMPVTSMRIVGCGIINDIVRIVTLDQVRTKHGEISRIRDENVLIEGLARTKKRAQSLKGRTVHTKNGVKGKILDSFGTRGVVVGKFDDEVRIEEEIVLEDHIEEEHRFGR; via the coding sequence TTGCAAAACCTGATTCCCGTACATGTGGGGCTTGTAGGCCACATAGACCATGGTAAAACAGAATTGGCGAAATGTCTTAGTGACAAAGTATTCACAGCTGGCCTTGATAAGCATCCCCAGTCAAAAAAGCGTGGAATTACAATTGATTTGGGCTTCAGCATGTTTTCTTCCGACAAATACCTTGTAACCCTTGTTGATGCTCCTGGTCATGCTGACTTGATTCGAAGTGTCGTAGCTGGTGCCAGTATTATTGATGCCGCCATTCTGACAGTTGCAGCTGATGAAGGCGTGCAGATACAGACCATTGAACATGCCACCGTCCTCAAGGCGATGGGTATAGACAAATTGTTTGTTGCCATTACGAAAACCGATCTTGTTAAAAACGACCAAGTGAAGCAGGTTTTAAGGGAGGTTAGAGGAATCGCTAAGCGATTGAAACTAGAACCAGTTGATTATATCCCTGTCTCTGCGGAAACGGGTGCTGGCATCCAGAAGATGCGTGAGATACTGTTAGATTCACTTACTCCCCCCGATCGAGAGGATGAAGGCCCCCTTCGCATACCTATAGATCACGCATTTCCTGTTACGGGTCATGGAACTGTATTGACTGGCACTATTCTTAGGGGCTCTCTATCTACTGGTGATGCAGTACAGTTGATGCCAGGCGGAAGTCGAGCAACAGTACGCACGATTCAGACCTTCGGACAGGAACGAGATTCTGCAACCGCAGGTGATCGCGTGGGTGTGAATGCTCCAGCATTTGATCATGACAGAATTGAGCGTGGAAACTATCTCTGTACTCCTGATAGCATGAAGACTGCAGAATCCCTTCTAATAGGGGTTGAACTCAATCCAGGGTATCAGGGCCGTATTACTGCAAGGATGGTTGTGAAGGCAACGGTTGGAATGTCGAGCGTTACTGCAGAAATCGTGCCTTTCAGAAAAATCAATGGGCGGAAAATTCCGCTAAAAGAACCTGAGAAGCGAGTCTTCGAAGCTGCGCTGTTGTTGAAGGAGAAAGTGCCTGCAGAGATAGGAAATCGTGTTTTACTCATGCGAACTGATATGCCTGTAACAAGCATGCGCATCGTTGGCTGTGGAATCATTAATGACATTGTGAGGATAGTAACACTGGACCAAGTTAGAACGAAACATGGAGAAATCAGTAGAATACGAGATGAGAACGTACTGATAGAGGGCTTAGCCCGGACCAAAAAACGAGCACAATCATTGAAGGGGCGAACAGTTCATACTAAAAATGGAGTTAAAGGAAAAATCTTGGACTCGTTTGGAACTCGTGGTGTAGTAGTAGGGAAGTTTGATGACGAAGTCAGAATCGAGGAGGAAATTGTGTTGGAGGACCATATAGAGGAGGAACACCGTTTTGGCAGATGA
- the spcS gene encoding O-phosphoseryl-tRNA(Sec) selenium transferase translates to MADEPIDRFEALIPENMKERGRITLEALVSPIRDVVNRRQFPKEPLSEEQVDLLLRLLSSMDTDKDPDAARVGEREGRTASPLIQKLAAGFNHGIGRSGHVTAPQPKAPGASTMQRIANSVALDAIRELGLPNARAGLVTPLSTGMTLALVFGALRREMGTRNVIYPRIDHTSPKRAIQFAGLNEKTIPTVLDGDAVVPDMNEFEKCLQDVENAAVLATTTFFPPRESDPIKPIAKLCQEEQTPLVINNAYGVQSKRIMSEIRSAIDAGRVDAVVQSSDKNFLVPVGGSILVSPRNDIIEQAAETYAGRATAAPVVQTLAALLVLGLEGYTKLQETQVSNLNFLEDEMASIADSVDERLLSIWNPVACAMTIDRFDAKELGGRLYNRRVTGPRAVPKNGKGASIDDYPHSYLVMNAAIGACRTDVKQATTRLYKELTEWLMKG, encoded by the coding sequence TTGGCAGATGAGCCTATTGACCGATTTGAAGCACTCATACCTGAGAACATGAAAGAACGGGGTCGAATTACACTTGAGGCATTGGTTTCACCAATTCGTGATGTAGTAAATCGAAGACAATTCCCCAAAGAACCGCTCTCAGAAGAACAGGTCGATTTACTGCTACGACTACTTTCATCAATGGATACAGACAAGGATCCAGATGCAGCAAGAGTGGGTGAACGAGAAGGAAGGACCGCCAGTCCACTGATACAAAAGTTGGCGGCAGGCTTTAATCATGGCATTGGGCGCAGTGGCCACGTGACAGCTCCTCAGCCAAAGGCTCCGGGCGCATCTACAATGCAGAGAATAGCCAATTCTGTTGCCCTTGACGCCATTCGTGAGCTAGGGTTACCCAATGCCCGTGCTGGTTTGGTTACTCCCCTTTCTACCGGCATGACATTAGCGCTGGTATTCGGGGCCTTACGAAGGGAGATGGGCACACGAAACGTCATTTATCCACGTATTGATCATACATCCCCGAAGCGTGCAATTCAGTTTGCAGGACTAAACGAGAAGACCATACCCACTGTTCTGGATGGAGATGCAGTTGTCCCCGACATGAACGAATTTGAGAAGTGTCTTCAGGATGTAGAAAACGCAGCCGTCTTGGCAACAACTACATTCTTCCCCCCACGTGAATCCGATCCTATCAAACCAATTGCCAAGCTATGTCAAGAAGAACAGACCCCTCTGGTGATAAACAATGCATACGGCGTTCAGTCGAAGCGTATTATGAGCGAGATTCGTTCTGCAATTGACGCTGGCCGGGTGGATGCAGTTGTTCAGAGCAGTGACAAGAACTTCTTGGTGCCTGTTGGTGGCTCAATTCTCGTATCCCCTCGCAATGACATCATTGAACAGGCAGCTGAAACGTATGCTGGAAGAGCAACGGCAGCTCCAGTCGTTCAGACCTTGGCTGCGTTGTTAGTTCTGGGATTGGAGGGATATACCAAGTTACAGGAGACACAGGTGAGCAATCTCAATTTTCTGGAGGATGAGATGGCTTCCATAGCTGATTCTGTTGATGAGCGTTTATTGTCGATTTGGAACCCAGTAGCTTGTGCGATGACCATTGACCGTTTTGACGCGAAAGAGCTTGGAGGTCGGCTCTATAATAGAAGGGTCACCGGTCCGCGAGCGGTACCCAAGAACGGGAAGGGCGCTTCAATAGATGATTACCCCCACAGTTACTTGGTGATGAATGCCGCCATCGGAGCATGTCGTACGGACGTCAAACAAGCGACCACTAGACTATATAAGGAATTAACCGAATGGTTAATGAAGGGTTGA